The following nucleotide sequence is from Mangifera indica cultivar Alphonso chromosome 1, CATAS_Mindica_2.1, whole genome shotgun sequence.
TTTACTTGCTCAAGACACCGACATTGAAGTTCAAAAGGGTAATCCCTCATGCAACCAATCCGTGGCCCGGCTCCTGTGCTCCATCTAGAGGACAACTGCTGAGCTAATTGGTAAGATCTCATTACTTTATGTGAATCTATCCTCCTTATGATTTTCTCTTTTAGGATgtccttttcattttcttcttcctcatcatcatcctcatcaaataaattctttttcagAACCATGAATTCTTCGTCTGACGAAAATGATTCTTCTGCTGTTTCATAATCATCTTCAGAACGAGATTCTGAACTTTGTGACTGACAATTTTGATGAAGCACATCTGTCTTAAAAATGTCACGCACTTCACCTATTGTTGGTACTTCAAATCTTGTTATTTTTGAGCCAAATCGTTGagacaattttagttttagtttaccAGAACTTTCTGCAGCCTTAGAGTCCTCTTCTTGCAAATCGATATCCTCTTGAGCTGAAGTTGTAGCTTCTGTTGCTTCAGTGTGCTTTAAGATTTCTGCTTCTAATGAAGTGCTATGCAAGCTGATGCTCTTCTTGATATAGCCTTCTTCTGCCTCCTCAGCTGGCGCTTTCTGAACAGaatatagccaaaaaaaaaaaagcaatacaTCAGATATTAGCCTCTCTTTAATATTACACAAATCTGTTATGAATAacacaagttttttttttcttttttaagatatGAATGATAACATATCTGCAAAAAGACAAGACATAAGTTTTTGCTTGCCAATAGTATCTAACTACACATACTCTGGGTTATATCAGATGTTTACTTCATCAGTGCTTTATTTACCTGCAGATTTCCAGTATCCACGCTGTGCTCGTGGAGGAAGGACATGAATGCCTGGAAATTTTCTTCAGTTGGAAGGTAGTGTCCACTGTGAGGCCAAACTGACTGTAAATTTCAATGAATCTCATCAGCATACAAAACCCACTTGAGGTAAAAGAATCTAATTCCTCAGAAACACAGCCATGGCTTCTTCTTTACCTTCAGAATACCGTTTTCAACAACCAGTCTGCCAGCTGATAATGTTGCACCACCAGCCAGAAAACTTGAATGCTGAAATGTGCCCTTGTTCTTCTGCCCAACATACAAGCTCTTGGATGTACTGAGAACAAAGATCCATTTGGCATCTTTAGGGCCTTCAGTGGTATCAAGAAGTTTCCCACTCTTCTTGTAAAAGAACTTTGCACCCTCTATCACTACTTCATATTCAGTCCTTTCTGTCTGCAAGTCAGAAATTTTGTTGTTCAGCAAACTCCGTTACAGGGTTTTAAAAAGAGAGGAACAAATGGAGAGTATAGATGACTAACTGGACCAAGATACTTAATGCATTGCTGTTGAAGCTTCCACCGGGGACACCTCTCGATTAGATTAACTTCTTTTCCTTCACCTATATCGAGCCTGCACTTTCAAGACTGACATATCAGCTTTGAAAAATCTCTAAATTCTCAGCTGAGAAGTTGTTAATTCATTTTGTTGTTGTTCCGGTTGTCATTACCAGTAAAAGAAGGGCTGCCTGCTCTGGCAGTGGAGCCATGTTGCATAATAAAACTGAAGATTATGGCCATAACGATGGCGAGGATCAATCTGCCAACCGAAAGAATAATGAAGAAGAACAATGTCATGTATCTTCTGCTTcacattcaataatataatttcccaGAAGAATGGACTTACTGCTTCAAGCCAATGTTGTAAAGCAAGCTTTCGAGCCTTTTCATCCTTGGACAAACCTTTTCCAACCTGGAAACCAACAATTGAAACTTTAACAATCATGAATTAGCAAGCTTCTCCTTGTTTGACAATACTTTTAGGTACCTTGGCAGCTCTGGTTCTTGCTCTCGACCAACGAGATATTGCAGTCTCTTGCTTACCGATGTCAAAGAATGAAACCCGATTCAGCTCGGCAAAATCCAACGCCTTCCACCTATACCATGCGTATCCAAAATTTtagcataaaaaaaataaaaataaaaacctaaccCCATTAAAATCCTAATCTATAACTTTGTTGATCTTAAATttactaaagttttattatgttttagtCAGAAAACAAGAAATAGCTCAACATATAGGGTAATCTTGTTCTAAGGTCATGCTTGCCGAAATCATCTCAAAACTGTCCAAGTTCTGCTATTTGAAAAAAGTTGAGCttgaaccaaatttaaaattcGGTTCGATATTATACTTAACTAAAAAAGaccaaaacgatattgtttttatacaattgatcaaaataacgtcattttaattgattcgtatcaaaatttttcatatttacgagcttaacaaaccaaacacctctatttatatattatactattttaaatattaattgctAAAATATGGCTAGATAATGATCCAACTtaaagaatttcatatttttataatataatcaataaaaattaaaacggTATTCCAATCAcagttttgatatatttttttgtatatttaattaaatatttaaaacttgattgaaataatattac
It contains:
- the LOC123217982 gene encoding IQ domain-containing protein IQM6, which codes for METSLTFQGRKLENTSSIKTPIAEMENQVFSSAINFKSKDFEDVENHDGNGYGCGDGGDQSLRSNGICERTMQPAGLSKTAGNRRYQAALRLQKVYKSFRTRRKLADGAVLAEQRWWKALDFAELNRVSFFDIGKQETAISRWSRARTRAAKVGKGLSKDEKARKLALQHWLEAIDPRHRYGHNLQFYYATWLHCQSRQPFFYWLDIGEGKEVNLIERCPRWKLQQQCIKYLGPTERTEYEVVIEGAKFFYKKSGKLLDTTEGPKDAKWIFVLSTSKSLYVGQKNKGTFQHSSFLAGGATLSAGRLVVENGILKSVWPHSGHYLPTEENFQAFMSFLHEHSVDTGNLQKAPAEEAEEGYIKKSISLHSTSLEAEILKHTEATEATTSAQEDIDLQEEDSKAAESSGKLKLKLSQRFGSKITRFEVPTIGEVRDIFKTDVLHQNCQSQSSESRSEDDYETAEESFSSDEEFMVLKKNLFDEDDDEEEENEKDILKEKIIRRIDSHKVMRSYQLAQQLSSRWSTGAGPRIGCMRDYPFELQCRCLEQVNLSPRARGACSTLLGRSPLAPDKGESPKRARSRLYSDKSLSVDWTWG